A single window of Plasmodium reichenowi strain SY57 chromosome 12, whole genome shotgun sequence DNA harbors:
- a CDS encoding serine/threonine protein kinase, putative (part of same gene as PRSY57_1246900B~gap found within coding sequence): INGKTIREEKLISEGAYSFVYMAKDLNTNRAYTIKKTICQDKEKIDMANKEINILKSLPPHKNIVQYYGSTIISENNYKIVIMLMEYCERGNLLNIFQKNKEKIKEIHIVNILKDIISGLCFLHNQEIPIIHRDIKLENILCDKNGVYKICDFCSHSITNSFFPNDLSKSELFNLKEEIERDTTLIYRPPELIDLYYNFEISWKIDIWMVGCILYLLLFKIHPFQNNNFLSIINASFTIPYCTKYSKRIISILLMTLNKNPQKRIDTPTLLFILENYPDLKKWFVHIPADIKKRVNQIFEKMNELNINNKHTDLIEVSHEKLIDIKISSQKYETNLPKSNNNFLKFFTTSNLSGDIFKKKVEKEETKKEIKQVSKTEKQPKDKLENNPDGNKLQNGKDSDKLENNPDGTKLQNGKDSGNLENSPDGTKLQNDKDSNKLENNPDGTKLQYDHIIDYTDNKMDNNKKNKSDEISENIISSGDQQNSVPDQSEDQSKSHSYNLIKIQSKETLIIDHVDCDFPGDKTNTDFSFQDT; this comes from the coding sequence ATAAACGGGAAGACGATAAGAGAAGAGAAATTAATTTCTGAGGGAGCGTATTCATTTGTTTATATGGCAAAGGATTTAAACACGAATAGAGCGTATACTATAAAGAAGACCATATGTCAAGATAAAGAGAAAATAGATATGGCGAATAAAGAAATCAACATACTTAAAAGTTTACCTccacataaaaatatagtaCAATATTATGGTTCGACTATAATTTCTGAGAATAATTACAAAATCGTTATAATGTTGATGGAGTATTGTGAGAGAGgaaatttattaaatatttttcaaaaaaataaagagaAGATTAAAGAAATTCACattgtaaatattttaaaagatataattaGCGGTTTATGTTTTTTACATAATCAAGAAATCCCTATAATACATCGTGATATTaaattagaaaatattttatgtgATAAAAATGGTGTATATAAGATTTGTGACTTTTGTTCCCATTCTATAACAAATTCTTTCTTTCCTAATGATTTAAGTAAATCAGAgttatttaatttaaaagaagaaattgAGAGAGATACtacattaatatatagaCCTCCTGAATTAAttgatttatattataattttgaaaTATCATGGAAAATTGATATATGGATGGTTGGttgtattttatatctacttctttttaaaatcCATCCatttcaaaataataattttttatcgATTATTAATGCTAGTTTTACTATTCCATATTGTACGAAATATTCCAAAAGAATTATTTCTATTCTTCTCATGACACTTAATAAAAATCCTCAAAAAAGAATTGATACCCCTActcttttatttattcttgAAAATTATCCAGACCTCAAAAAATGGTTTGTGCATATTCCTGCTGACATCAAAAAAAGGGTTAACCaaatttttgaaaaaatgaatgaaCTTAACATCAATAATAAACACACCGATCTTATCGAAGTTAGTCATGAGAAACTAATCGatattaaaatatcatCACAAAAATATGAAACTAACCTTCCGAAgagtaataataatttccTCAAGTTTTTTACAACCAGTAATTTGAGCGGTGAtatttttaagaaaaaagtCGAAAAGGAGGAAACCAAAAAAGAAATCAAGCAAGTAAGCAAGACGGAAAAGCAGCCAAAGGATAAATTGGAAAATAATCCTGATGGTAATAAATTACAAAATGGTAAAGATAGTGATAAATTGGAAAATAATCCAGATGGTACTAAATTACAAAATGGTAAAGATAGTGGTAATTTGGAAAATAGTCCAGATGGTACTAAATTacaaaatgataaagaTAGTAATAAATTGGAGAATAATCCAGATGGTACTAAATTACAATATGATCACATTATTGATTATACagataataaaatggataacaataaaaagaataaatcTGATGAAATTTcagaaaatattataagtTCAGGTGATCAACAAAATTCTGTACCTGACCAGTCAGAAGATCAATCAAAAAGTCATTCATacaatttaataaaaattcaaTCGAAAGAAACATTAATTATTGATCATGTAGATTGTGATTTTCCTGGTGATAAAACGAATACagatttttcttttcaaGATACT
- a CDS encoding serine/threonine protein kinase, putative (part of same gene as PRSY57_1246900A~gap found within coding sequence) → RNIERDNKKDDYSVNIQVINNNNNNDVYHNHMKEVNECTNLLNLDVFQYENETNDSIKKINDGHFMKQNGGDFIKPNDSNCIFADINLNNDSDFIKPNDSNCIFADINLNNDINLNNDINLNNDINLNNDINFFDVIQNHDLKKKEDVLNINRNNEHDKNAITCSNEYYNLSLFYDPWNNNPKDNHFFGDDDYSVNKSSFIFNNDLFDNNELCTNNNTEKSTHHVKNNCMDINNNIFSNKNYDEHVDKKKKNISYDYNVKSHPIYSLYKDEKSCNLNDRKQNNNSKYIISDKNDKFSELLDEFQKCTIK, encoded by the coding sequence TAGGAACATAGAAAgagataataaaaaggatgATTATTCTGTAAATATTCAagttataaataataataataataatgatgtGTATCATAACCATATGAAAGAAGTTAATGAATGCACAAATTTGTTAAACCTTGATGTGTTCCAATATGAGAACGAAACGAATGATTctataaagaaaataaatgatgGTCATTTTATGAAACAAAATGGTGGTGATTTTATAAAACCAAACGATAGTAATTGTATATTCGCCGATATCAATTTGAATAACGATAGCGATTTTATAAAACCAAACGATAGTAATTGTATATTCGCCGATATCAATTTGAATAACGATATCAATTTGAATAACGATATCAATTTGAATAACGATATCAATTTGAATAACGATATCAATTTCTTTGATGTGATCCAAAATcatgatttaaaaaaaaaggaagacgttttgaatataaatagaaataatGAGCATGATAAAAACGCAATAACATGTAGTAAcgaatattataatttgaGTTTATTTTACGATCCTTGGAATAATAATCCAAAGGATAATCATTTCTTTGGAGATGATGATTATAGTGTAAATAAAagttcatttatttttaataatgatttGTTTGACAATAATGAATTGtgtacaaataataatacagAAAAGAGTACTCATcatgtaaaaaataattgtatggatataaataataacatattttctaataaaaattatgatgaacatgtagataaaaaaaaaaaaaacatttcatatgattataatgTGAAGAGTCATCcaatatattctttatataaagatgaaaaaaGCTGTAACTTAAATGACagaaaacaaaataataattctaaatatattatttcagataaaaatgataagTTTTCAGAGTTACTTGACGAATTTCAAAAATGTACaattaaatga
- a CDS encoding hypothetical protein (conserved Plasmodium protein, unknown function), whose translation MKYSLFLNYLILLLYTFFNSFLALKFITNYKDNFPKISNIKKNNYNILKFFYILPEQVRKKYMSYFILSCSDKDNIKRREKRIKKDNMEYDKYDIKEVVKKNGMCDITNDDIISNKNRFIKKPNTKMYILITSPEAARIYRYIVILLIHNLKKRNLKCETCNERKLNYIKKYIEDIPILSIGNSCNDILENKFNKSLFYYISNKNSSINKSQIFKIKKEELLQINRDISTHLNIVFTPTKANGNTFKKELRDFFFFKKKEKRNNNIYKKDKQNVQIYRQNVQTNKQKVQINKKKLHNNILWISSSISTSSFHDLDIHPQNDNHIYDRMNLKRINCYDTQQVTYNINDKTNKIHIKKYSIICLMSTSTVLSFYKNFGNNFDYVVCMGKSSYELLKKLNFKNIYFPENSKTQTLLNILITLYHKLNKKYKRKFHIILTRQKDKNEEIKNVLSQQNIPLQEIPCIKTKYNFVNISKLYKLLYSYINHAATQRKRTKMTK comes from the coding sequence ATGAAATACTCTCTTTTCTTAAATTATCTTATCCTGCTATTATACACTTTCTTCAATTCATTCTTGGCACTCAAATTTATCACAAACTATAAAGACAACTTTCCTAAAATCAgtaacataaaaaaaaataattataatattctaaaatttttttacattttgCCTGAACAAGTcaggaaaaaatatatgagctattttatattaagTTGTTCAGATAAAgacaatataaaaagaagagaaaaaagaataaaaaaggataatatggaatatgataaatatgatataaaagaggttgtaaaaaaaaatggtaTGTGTGATATAACaaatgatgatattatTAGTAATAAAAATCGTTTTATAAAGAAACCAAATACcaaaatgtatattttaattacGTCACCTGAAGCAGCTAGGATTTATAGATAcattgttatattattaatacataatttgaaaaaaagaaatttaaAATGTGAAACTTGTAATGaaagaaaattaaattatattaaaaaatatatagaagaTATACCCATACTTTCAATTGGAAACTCTTGTAATGATATTTtggaaaataaatttaataaatctcttttttattatatatcgAACAAAAATAGTTCTATCAATAAAAGTcaaatattcaaaataaaaaaagaagaacTTTTACAAATTAATCGTGATATAAGTACTCATCttaatattgtttttaCACCTACTAAAGCAAATGGAAAcacatttaaaaaagaattaagagattttttcttttttaaaaaaaaagagaaaagaaataacaacatttataaaaaagataaacAAAATGTACAAATATATAGACAAAATGTacaaacaaataaacaaaaggtacaaataaataaaaaaaaattgcataataatattttatggATTTCATCATCTATAAGCACATCATCCTTTCATGATCTAGATATTCATCCTCAAAAtgataatcatatatatgatcGTATGAATctaaaaagaataaattgTTACGATACCCAACAAGTTACCTATAACATAAATGacaaaacaaataaaattcatataaagaaatattcTATCATATGTCTTATGAGTACTAGTACTGTTTTATCATTCTATAAAAACTTTGGAAACAATTTTGATTATGTTGTATGTATGGGTAAAAGTTCTTATGAActcttaaaaaaattaaattttaaaaatatttattttccaGAAAATTCAAAAACACAAACACTccttaatattttaataactctatatcataaattgaacaagaaatataaacgcaaatttcatattattcttaccagacaaaaagataaaaatgaagaaataaaaaatgtcTTGTCTCAACAAAATATACCCCTTCAAGAAATACCATgtataaaaacaaaatataattttgttaaCATATCTAAATTATACAAGCTcttatattcttatattaaCCACGCAGCTACACaaagaaaaagaacaaaaatgacaaaatga
- a CDS encoding hypothetical protein (conserved Plasmodium protein, unknown function), with product MIYEYRPHTVLRVIEDNKNFIYKKEHVDEDNNNNEFGNDTKIKKIYKRQSDCHYNDYPKYVEENKYKSDKEYKNKNKRDIDIYNEKDNFEYIKNKEDLNNINKKRKEKCDCEILSLKKTEQNDYNNFFNSTKYIPTLKANKNELRYFFHIIKNMMKKNIHNNANIYILLINFLCKNFPSYIGLFAHLWFECKILLAEKLIIVEFFRQLKINSEIIYHFFNCGYDSFEILLSITPHDLINIQKFNNVTWIPGHSFRLKMIFSNINHYFKIFIQQNDDYVKKIKNYILQKRKKKTKHINISKFIKYYNNNNNKDITNFNLPIHTFLSMQTLHDININKTNINDPLSSNVKYLKFKPHNLVQQNQSIITDYHCFPHPLWKTINSFFNTTC from the coding sequence ATGATATACGAATATAGACCCCACACAGTACTTAGGGTGAtagaagataataaaaacttcatttataaaaaggaaCATGTAGAcgaagataataataacaatgaATTTGGTAATGatacaaaaataaagaaaatatataagagACAAAGCGATTGTCATTATAATGATTATCCTAAATATgtagaagaaaataaatataaatctgataaagaatataaaaataaaaataagagagatatagatatatataatgaaaaggataattttgaatatataaaaaataaagaagatttaaataatataaataaaaaaagaaaagaaaaatgtgATTGTGAAATTCTATCTTTGAAAAAAACGGAAcaaaatgattataataatttttttaattccacaaaatatataccaACATTAAAAGCTAATAAAAACGAATtaagatatttttttcatattataaaaaatatgatgaaaaaaaatattcataataatgctaatatatatattcttcttatcaattttttatgtaaaaattTTCCATCATATATAGGTCTTTTTGCTCACTTGTGGTTTGAATGTAAAATATTGTTAGctgaaaaattaataattgtAGAATTTTTCAGACAACTTAAAATTAACTCAGaaattatttatcatttttttaattgtgGATATGATTcttttgaaatattattatctataaCACCACatgatttaataaatatacaaaaatttaataacGTCACATGGATACCTGGACATTCTTTTCGTCTCAAAATGATTTTCTCAAATATTAACcattattttaaaatattcatacaacaaaatgatgattatgtcaaaaaaattaaaaattatattttacaaaaaagaaaaaaaaaaaccaaacatataaatatctctaaatttatcaaatattataataataacaacaacaaGGATATTACCAATTTTAATTTACCTATACATACATTTTTATCCATGCAAACATTAcatgatataaatattaacaaaacAAACATTAACGATCCTCTATCATCCAATGTCAAGTATTTAAAGTTTAAACCACACAATCTCGTTCAACAAAATCAATCCATAATTACAGATTATCACTGTTTTCCCCATCCACTGTGGAAAACCATAAATAGTTTTTTTAACACAACTTGCTAA
- a CDS encoding dipeptidyl aminopeptidase 2, putative yields the protein DIYGRSGERKYGCRKRDILNLKIRLTLPKQFSWGDPFNDENFEENVDDQKDCGSCYSISSVYSLERRFEILFWKKYKKKVNMPRLSHQSILSCSPYNQGCDGGYPFLVGKHMYEYGIIPEQYMHYENNDYKNCIMDMGNYNHINKQNRNIKEIYYVSDYNYINGCYECTNEYEMMNEIILNGPIVAAINATSELLNYYNIEDKNVVYDILPKDTHQVCDVPNKGFNGWQQTNHAINIVGWGEQIINKDKMKNDDTNNNNNDNNHKLVKYWIIRNTWGKNWGYKGYLKFQRGINLAGIESQAVYIDPDFSRGYPKNILQSDPLQ from the coding sequence GGGATATCTATGGGCGTTCAGGTGAGCGAAAGTATGGATGCAGAAAAAGAGACATTTTGAATTTAAAGATACGACTAACATTACCAAAACAATTTAGTTGGGGAGACCCCTTTAACGATGAAAATTTTGAAGAAAATGTAGATGACCAAAAAGATTGTGGTAGTTGTTATTCTATATCTAGTGTGTATAGTTTAGAAAGAAGGTTcgaaatattattttggaagaaatataagaaaaaagtaaatatGCCTAGATTATCTCATCAATCAATATTAAGTTGTTCTCCATATAATCAAGGATGTGATGGAGGGTACCCATTTCTAGTTGGAAAACATATGTATGAATATGGTATAATACCTGAACAGTATATGcattatgaaaataatgattaCAAGAACTGTATTATGGATATGGGaaattataatcatataaataaacaaaatagaaatataaaggaaatttattatgtttcagattataattatataaatggaTGTTATGAATGTACTAATGAATATGAAATGATGAATgaaattattttgaatGGACCAATAGTTGCAGCTATAAATGCTACCTCAGAATTGTTAAACtattataatatagaagataaaaatgttGTATATGATATCCTACCTAAGGATACTCATCAAGTATGTGATGTACCTAATAAAGGATTTAATGGATGGCAACAAACAAACCATGCAATTAATATTGTAGGATGGGGTGAacaaataattaataaagataaaatgaaaaatgatgatacgaacaataataataatgataataatcataaatTAGTAAAATATTGGATTATAAGAAATACATGGGGAAAAAACTGGGGATATAAAGGTTATCTCAAATTTCAAAGAGGTATTAATTTAGCAGGTATTGAATCTCAAGCTGTTTATATCGACCCAGATTTTTCTAGAGGATACCCAAAGAATATACTACAATCCGATCCTTTGcaataa
- a CDS encoding nucleolar rRNA processing protein, putative: MSNFKNIIPKRTYLERGQAKHRLHLGELEKKVDYGKRREIYKKKKKIENVLKEKIMTKNPDEFHTGMVHSRVTEDNVLVREEKVLKKEVQLKNKRQELKEQTNDLYNKLKKIHKRLANYQMNIPLRYVFNNSHELYNENEIYTLKAENKKLKKRGDLIQKKYNGLINMKKNLLDQIRKLDNKYITTYHKVDGYNIVTDKGKTPYRLYQPRLK, encoded by the coding sequence atgtcgaatttcaaaaatataattccTAAGAGAACTTACCTTGAGAGAGGTCAAGCGAAGCATCGACTACATTTAGGAGAACTCGAAAAGAAGGTAGATTATGGGAAAAGAAGagaaatttataaaaagaaaaaaaaaatagaaaatgTATTGAAGGAAAAGATTATGACTAAAAACCCAGATGAGTTTCATACAGGAATGGTTCATTCAAGGGTTACAGAAGATAATGTGTTAGTTCGAGAAGAGAAagttttaaaaaaggaagtacaattaaaaaataaaagacAAGAATTAAAAGAACAAACAAATGatctttataataaattaaaaaaaatacataaaagACTTGCAAATTATCAAATGAATATACCACTTAGGTatgtttttaataattctcatgaattatataatgaaaatgaaatatatacattaaaagcagaaaataaaaaattgaaaaaaagaggagatcttattcaaaaaaagtataatggtttaattaatatgaaaaaaaatttattagaCCAGATAAGAAAACTTGACAATAAGTATATAACTACATATCATAAAGTGGATggatataatattgtaaCAGATAAAGGGAAAACACCCTATAGATTGTATCAACCTCGTTTAAAATGA
- a CDS encoding hypothetical protein (conserved Plasmodium protein, unknown function) yields the protein MKIIYEFKKEYYEIILNENNADDNVIDLFEKNTNKCNIEIKPYDDINSDLLDFDQFKMFNIDKDDIKKKNEDKKDEDRIRYFLDKESYNNSIDKLNDNSCDESCYITDDELCKQINNAFDNTYNNKFVVKYKEYFEENSFIVKKGDIYGADFLLYITEQKYAHSLYAVYIIYKHYILRDLIRILRVSHSIKKKVILVLWNELNCFNISDTLVYIKSYKYK from the coding sequence atgaaaattatatatgaatttaaaaaagaatattatgaaataatattgaatgaaaataatgCTGACGATAATGTAATTGATTTgtttgaaaaaaatactaataaatgtaatatcGAAATAAAACCCTATGACGATATAAATTCAGACTTACTTGATTTTGATCAATTTAAAATGTTCAATATTGATAAggatgatataaaaaaaaaaaatgaggataaaaaagatgaagATAGGATAAGATATTTTTTGGATAAAGAGTCATATAACAATTCTATTGATAAGTTAAACGATAATTCATGTGATGAGTCATGTTATATAACAGACGATGAATTATGTAAGCAAATAAATAATGCATTtgataatacatataacaataaattcgttgtaaaatataaagaatattttgAAGAGAATTCCTTTATAGTAAAAAAGGGAGACATTTATGGAGCtgattttttattatatataacagAACAGAAATATGCGCATTCATTATATGctgtttatattatatataagcATTACATATTAAGAGATCTGATTAGAATATTACGAGTATCACAtagtataaaaaaaaaggttaTTTTGGTATTGTGGAATGAATTAAAttgttttaatatttctgATACTCTTGTGTATATCAAATCgtataaatacaaatag
- a CDS encoding methyltransferase, putative, with the protein MRAFFDSDIVINFTLSEEAIEKEKRIIENNKRLVRDCQRDKLLCDVKKNWDKFYNQYKTNFFKDRKWLKVEFDHIFKEGLKNYDETIDKSEIRKNEQTKLVLEIGCGVGNSLIPLLMEYEDCNFIGIDFSKHAINFLNDKWDKLVSMNNKLKYENMTVESNMKDKYEKETNKNMELDGRFKCAFEISLNDICEKEKKNKNISLENNINDSTHNNNDNNKNNDNNKNNDNNKNNDNNDNNNKNNDNNNDNNNDNNNNKDCHILEEQNCTDIYELKSYKKFGNLIKTCVVDITSSDEDNSNFICEYGSVDIILLIYVLSAVQPDKMINVINNSYKYLKKGGYVLLRDYGLYDLTQVRFAIKKEKNISENFYVRGDKTFVYFFKTEELHDLFCKNGQFEEVQNKYITRIVKNRKRNLEMKRIWVQSIFRKI; encoded by the coding sequence ATGCGAGCTTTTTTCGATTCTGACATTGTCATAAATTTTACCCTCTCAGAAGAAGCAattgaaaaagaaaaaagaattatagaaaataataaaagacTAGTTCGAGATTGTCAAAGAGATAAATTGCTATGTGATGTGAAAAAAAACTGGgataaattttataaccaatataaaacaaatttttttaaagataGGAAATGGTTAAAAGTCGAATTtgatcatatatttaaagaaggtttaaaaaattatgatgaaACTATTGACAAAAGtgaaataagaaaaaatgagCAAACCAAACTTGTTTTAGAAATTGGATGTGGTGTGGGAAATTCATTAATTCCTCTTTTAATGGAATATGAAGATTGTAATTTTATAGGAATCGATTTTTCAAAACATGCGATTAACtttttaaatgataaatgGGACAAACTTGTAAGTATGAATAATAAgttaaaatatgaaaatatgaCTGTAGAAAGTAATATGAAGGATAAGTATGAAAAggaaacaaataaaaatatggaatTGGACGGTAGGTTTAAATGTGCTTTTGAAATTTCGTTAAATGATATATGtgaaaaggaaaaaaaaaataaaaatatttcattagaaaataatataaatgatagcacccacaataataatgataataataaaaataatgataataataaaaataatgataataataaaaataatgataataatgataataataataaaaataatgataacaataatgataacaataatgataataataataataaggatTGTCATATATTGGAGGAACAAAATTGTACAGATATTTATGAATTGAaaagttataaaaaatttggAAATTTGATTAAAACATGTGTAGTAGATATTACTTCATCAGATGAAGACAATTCTAATTTTATTTGTGAATATGGTTCCGttgatattattttattaatctATGTATTATCCGCTGTCCAACCTgataaaatgataaatgtaataaataattcttataaatatttaaaaaagggtggttatgttttattaagAGATTATGGGTTATATGATTTAACACAAGTACGTTTTgctattaaaaaagaaaaaaatatatctgaaaatttttatgtaaGAGGTGATAAAACATTtgtgtatttttttaaaacagAGGAATTACATGATCTGTTTTGTAAAAATGGACAATTCGAAGAagtacaaaataaatatataaccaGAATTGTTAAGAATAGGAAGAGAAATTTGGAGATGAAAAGAATATGGGTTCAATCCATATTTAGGAAGATATAA